The Henckelia pumila isolate YLH828 chromosome 2, ASM3356847v2, whole genome shotgun sequence genome includes a window with the following:
- the LOC140884062 gene encoding zinc finger protein ZAT10-like: MALEALNSAADPVPPFQSPPTRRRHQESSWNKSKRSKPRPSGGSHEPINEDEYLALCLIMLARGGGTSTPHQQNKNSPNQGRLPSPPPAENIVLYKCSVCNKGFSSYQALGGHKASHRKTSGDNGSATTSGGRIHECSICHKCFPTGQALGGHMRRHYEGSDGGGSSGNNRDGATAISHWGFDLNLPAVPESWPGLGSPFEEEVESPHPVKRPRLSLLSELKLF, translated from the coding sequence ATGGCGCTTGAAGCTTTGAACTCAGCCGCGGATCCAGTGCCACCGTTTCAATCACCACCAACGCGCCGCCGCCACCAGGAGTCTTCATGGAACAAAAGTAAGCGATCCAAGCCGCGTCCCAGTGGCGGAAGCCATGAGCCCATCAATGAAGACGAGTACTTAGCACTCTGCCTCATCATGCTCGCTCGCGGCGGCGGCACCTCCACCCCCCACCAACAGAATAAAAACTCACCCAACCAAGGCCGACTTCCATCTCCGCCGCCAGCAGAGAATATAGTACTCTACAAGTGTTCAGTTTGTAACAAGGGTTTCAGTTCTTACCAAGCCTTGGGAGGACACAAGGCCAGCCATCGGAAAACCAGCGGCGACAACGGCTCAGCCACCACTTCCGGAGGTAGAATCCACGAATGCTCCATCTGCCACAAGTGCTTTCCCACGGGACAGGCCTTGGGAGGACACATGCGGCGCCATTACGAAGGAAGCGACGGCGGAGGCAGTAGTGGAAACAACAGGGATGGCGCCACCGCCATATCTCATTGGGGTTTTGACTTGAATTTGCCGGCGGTGCCGGAGTCCTGGCCGGGTCTCGGTTCTCCTTTTGAAGAAGAAGTTGAAAGCCCTCACCCCGTCAAGAGGCCGCGTCTTTCGTTGCTCTCCGagctaaaattattttaa